TGATCTTCGACGGAAACTCCACATCCCCGAACTTCTGATAATTCTCATAGGTCGTCTGCGTGTCCAGCTGACCGTCCGCGTCGTAGATGTCCTGCTGAAAGGGAAGCAGGTTTGCCCGGCCCAGGTGGACCGTCCGCAGGGTCTTCAACTCCACACTGTTTTCCACCGGCTGGTGGAAGCTGAGCTCGTAGGTCGGCTCCTGCACAAAATACTTCTTCGCTGGATCGGGCTGGTAGGTACGGTCGTCCGCAGTCACCGAGACGAACTGGCCCTTCTGCAACCCCTGGATCAGCAGCGAGTCGTAAAACACGCCCGGACGCAGGTTCTCCAGGGCGTTCTTGGAGGGAGTCGTCAATACGTTCGAACCGGTAATGAACCGGTTGCGCGGCGGAATGGCCATCTTGAAGGTCGAACCGTCCGTCACCATGTCCAGGGCGCGCACATGGGCAAACGGTGCAAACAGCAGAACGCGCAGATCGCCCGGCTTGCGCAGCAGGATATAGCCGGTAAAGCCTGTGGTTTCTGTAATCTGGCCTTCTTTACTGCCACCGGTCGTGGCCGAGATGTCCACCGACGCGTTCATCGTCTTGATCGCGTCGTAACGCGCGTCCGTCTGCTTTACCAATTGGTCGAGAGAGACCGTCAGCACCTGCGAAGGAGGATGCGTCTTCTGCACCGAGCGTGTGGTCTGATAGCAACCCGTCAGCGAAAACAACAACACGCCAGCCGTGACCGCAAAACCTAATTTTTTCGTCGTCAAGCTCAAACCAGAAGTATACCGTTTTGGCGTCGCGATCAGGCGCGAAAACCATCTCTTTGAGAGATGCGTTTTGCCGTTGGCACGGTGCGATTTATCTAGTTGCCTTGCGATAAGCCTGTACCTGCGCCGCATGCTCCTGCAGCGTAGCCGAAAAACGTGTGTGCCCCGCCGCGTCCGCCACAAAATACAAATTGTCCGTCTGCATCGGATGAAGCGCCGCCCGCAGGGCGGCCATGCCCGGCGAACAGATCGGCCCCGGCGGCAGACCGGCGTGACGGTAGGTGTTGTAAGGGTTCAGGTTCGCCAGGTCGCTCGCGTAGATCGTCCCGCGCCAGCGGCCATCCAGCATGGCCGCATACGCCACAGCCGGATCGGTCGCCAGCGGCATGCCCACGCGCAGACGATTCTCGAAGACCCCCGCCACCATAGGCCGCTCGCTGTCGATGTGGACCTCTTTTTCGACAAGCGATGCCATCGTAACCATCCGGGATACATTGCCCGTCACACCAAGCTCTGCCATCGCCCGCCCGAACCGCCGCACCATCGCCGCCAGCATCTGTTCGTCGGTCGTATGCCGGCTGAAGCGATAGGTATCCGGGAAAAGATATCCCTCCATCGAGGTCGCCGCAGGGCTCCACTGCGCAATCAGCTTGGTGTTGGCCTTCGCTGCCTTGAGAAAATCCGCCTGCTTGCCCAGCCCTGCCGTCTCCACGGCTGCGGCAATATCCCACAGATTGTAGCCCTCCGGAACCGTAACCGCCCGCGTGTACACATCGCCCCGCGCGATCCGTTCGTAGACCTCGACTGCCGTGGCGGGATGGTCGAAGCGGTACTCCCCGGCCTTCAGACGCCCGCGTTTGACCACGCGCACCAAGTCGAAGGCGTATTCGCTGCGAATCACGCCGGCCGCCGCCAGCTTCTGCCCCATCCCACGGGTCGAAGTCCCCACGGCAATGTCCACAAAGGTCTCCGTGCTCGGCCCATAGGGAGCCAACACCAGAAAACCGGCCACACCCGCGCCAATCACGACCAACAAGAGCAGGAACCCGAGAAACTTCACGCGCTCATGCTATCGCACTGCCGCCCTCCGCCTCGCTGGTGCATGATGGAAAGCGATGAATCAACCCCCGCAGCCCGTGATGAACCTGGCAAGAATCATGGGGCTGGACATCGGCGACCGCCGCATCGGTGTCGCGATTTCCGACGGCCTCGGCCTCACCGCGCAGCCCGTCTTTACGCTTCACCGCTCCAACCCGCGCGAAGATATCCGCTCCATCGCCCGTCTCACACGCAAACACGAAGCCACGGCCATCGTCGCCGGTCTTCCGCTGCATATGTCCGGTGACCTGAGCCCGCAGGCGCAGAAGTCGCAGGCCTTCGCGCAGGAACTCGCCAAACGTACCGGCCTCCCGCTGTACTTCTGGGACGAACGGCTGACCTCGCACGCCGCGCATGAGATTCTGGACGTTTCCGGTTTTGGAACTACGGGCCGTAAAGCAGTGATCGATCAGGTCGCCGCCGTACTTATTCTGCAAGGCTTCCTCGACGCGCAGCGCGGACCGACGCTCCTGCCACCCCAAAACGTATAATCTTTCTTTCAGTTCAATCTCGTTGTATATGCAAGGCCACGGATGCCCGAACACATCAAAAAGAAGCTCGAAGAGCAGATCAAGCAGCTCGAATACGAACTGACCAACGAGCTCCCGGCGGAGATCAAGCGGGCCGTCGCCCTGGGCGATCTCTCCGAAAACGCCGAGTACCACTCCGCCAAGCAGCGCCAGGAGTTCGTCAACGCGCATCTGGGCCAGCTTAAGAAGCGCATGGCCGAGCTGTCACTCGTCAATCTGGCGAACATCCCGCACGACCGCATCGGCTTCGGCTCCACTATCGTCGTCTTCGACACCACGAAGAACGAGGAACTGACCTACAAGCTCGTCACCAGCGAAGAGTCGGATGTCACGCAGGGCCTGATCTCCACGACCTCGCCCATCGGCCGTTCGCTCGTAGGCAAGCAGGTCGGCGACACCGTCACCGTGGTCACGCCCAACGGGAAGCGAGAGTTGGAAGTCCTGAAACTCACCACCATTCACGACGCCGCCGAGTAGCTCCGGTAAACTAGAAATCGAATCATGACCTGGACAAGCGCATTCGGCAAGGCCTCCGGCTTCCTCCTCTGGAAGATCGTGCGGGGCCTCGCGCTCTCACGCATCTCGCCCAATACGCTGACGTTTATTGGTCTGATCATCAACATCGTCGCCGCCTTCCTCTTCGGCTACGCGCGCGGAGCCAACGCCAACCGCATGTTCGTCTACGCCGGGATCGTCATCATCGGCGCGGGTATCTTCGACATGGTGGACGGCCGCGTGGCGCGCGCCACGAACCAGGTTTCGGTCTTCGGCGCCTTCTTCGACTCCGTGATGGACCGCTACTCCGACGTGGCCATCTTCTTCGGCCTTCTGGTCTACTACGCCCGCGGCAACCGCTTCCAGTACGTCGTTCTGGTGGCGTTTGTGATGACGGCGTCCGTCATGGTCAGCTACACGCGCGCCCGCGCGGAAGCCCTGATCGGCTCCTGCAAGGTCGGCTTCATGGAACGCCCGGAGCGCATCGTGCTCGTCATCATCGGAGCGCTCTTCAACACATGGGGTGTCATGGCTCCCGCGCTTTGGGTCCTTGCGGTGCTCAGCACGATGACGGTGATTCACCGCATCCGCTACACCTACCTCGAGACTGAGCGACGCAAGCTGCAGCCCGCCCGATAGGTTCAACTAAAAACTCATCACTCCCAGATCTCAAGAGCCGTGTCCGAGAGCCACGATCCATCCGTAATTTTGGCGAAGCGGTAGTTTTTCGCCTTGAAGACCTCGTTGAGATACGTTCCCTTCGACGGCGCGGTATGGAAGGCAAGCCACTCCTCGGGCGCCACATCGAAATAGCGATAGAGCCCCCGGTCTGCCCTGAAGTCGATCTCCAGGGTTTCCAGACTGGGTGCGTAACGCATGGCGCGGATGACACTCGAAGGCATATCTTTTGGATGCTTTGTCGGCACGGCGGTTTGTGCGCCTGAAACGGCAGATCCCAAAGGAAGCCCCAAGACCGGGTGCCCCATATCCCGCTTTTGGGACATGGGTAATGCGCGAAGCGCATCCCTTCGGACCTCCATCAACCTCCGGTTTCTGCGCTCCGCGCGACCCCACCCTTTCGCCAAAAGCCGCGAAAGAATGGGGCACACAGCTCCCATGTGACTTGGTTTGCCACGGGTAATAGACTGTTCTGCATGTCCTTGCATAACGCAGCATCGCTCAATCCGAAGTTTGCCATCCTGGATCACGTCCGTTTCGAAAACACCCCCGAAGGCCTGACACACATCGTGGTGAAGACACCCAAGGCAGAGGCCACGATCTACACCCACGGCGCGCACCTGACGCAGTGGAACCCCGTGGGGCAGCATCCCGGCATCTATCTTTCTCCTAAATCCGCGCTGGAGCCAGGCAAGGCGATTCGCGGCGGCATTCCGGTTCTGTTTCCCTGGTTCGGACCGCGCTCCGATGGCAAGGAAGGTCCGATGCACGGCTTCGCGCGTATCTCGGAATGGAATGTAGAGAGCACCCACTTTTCGCCCGAAGGCGTCGTGACCATCACGCTTTCGCTGGAAGCGGATGACCACACGCGATCGCTTGGCTTCGACAAATTTCGCGCGGCCATCCAGTTTGAGATCGGCGAGCATCTGGATATCACCTTCGAGGTGACGAACCACGGCTCCGAGGATCTGGTCTTTGAAGAAGGCCTGCACACTTACTTCGCCGTGGGCGACATTACGAAGGTGGCGACCGAAGGACTGGAAGGCACGACCTATCTCGACAAGCGCGACGACCTCAAGCGCAAGGTACAGACCACGCAACTCCTTGAGTACACGCGCGATGTGGACCAGGTGCATCTCAATACGACCGCAGCGCTGACCATCCATGACGATGCGTGGAAGCGCGAAATCCACATTGAAAAGCAGGGATCAAATACCACCGTAACGTGGAACCCGTGGAGCGTACTCTCTCCCGGCCTGCCGGATCTCGATCCCGAGAGCTGGAAGCACTTTGTCTGCGTGGAAACGGTCAATGTGAGCGAGAACAAGATCACACTCGCGCCAGGAGCGACGCATCGTATGGACTCCAACGTAAGGATCACAGCGAAAGCATGAAGTTGATTCTCGCCTCCGCATCGCCGCGCCGGCGCGACCTGTTATCGCAGGCCGGGTTCGAGTTCGCCATCATTACGGGCGACATCGACGAGTCGCAGCGCGAAGGCGAAAACCCCGTGGCCTATACCAGCCGTCTGGCGGCAGAGAAGGCCATCGCCGTCTTCGACGCCCTGGTGGAGACGGACGACGTCTTCGTCCTCGGCGCGGATACTACCGTGGCGGTGGACGGCGTCATGCTGGGCAAACCCGTGGACGTGGCCGACGCAGAGTACATGCTCTACCGCCTGCAGGGCCGCGCCCACAGCGTCACAACGAGCGTCGCTCTGGTAGCGGCGAAGAAGTCACTCGTCGCAGCGGAGACAACGCACGTCTTCTTCGAGCCTATGAGTCCGGACGAGATCAGCGCGTACGTCGCAACAGGCGAACCGATGGACAAGGCCGGAGCCTACGCCATCCAGGGCGGCGCGGCACCGTGGATCACGCGGATCGAGGGAAGCTACGACAACGTCGTTGGCCTTCCGGTAAACCTGGTGCGCGAGATGCTTGCCAAGCTGGAAGTTTCCTAAACGAACTACGCTTCCACCTGGGCTTCGATCATCGCCGCCAGAAGCGCTGTGCGTGGCACCAGATGCTCCACCAGAAGCGACTCATGCACTGCATGAGCACCTTCGCCAACGGCTCCCATACCGTCCAGCGTGGGAATTCCCAGCGCAGCAGTAAAGTTTCCGTCGGAGCCGCCGCCGGTGGAGGCTTCGGTAAGCGCGATGCCAAAATTCTTTGCGAGCGCCTGCGCCTGGCGGAAGAGACGGGCGATGCCTTCGCTGCGCTCCATAGGCGGACGATTGAGGCCGCCGGTGACCGTGAGACTGCAAGCCGGGTCTTCGCACTTCAGCTCATGCAGGCGCCGATGGATCTCGTCCGTGTCCGCAATGCGTGCAACACGGACGTCGATCTCGGCGAAGGCCTCCGCCGCGATCACATTAGAGCGCGTGCCTCCACCGATGACACCAGGATTCACAGTGAGTCCAATGCTGAGGTCGGTGAAGGATTCAACCTTCAGAAGCAATCGCGCAAGCTCAAGCACAGCGGAGTGTCCACGCTGGAAGTCGACGCCCGAGTGCGAGGCAAGACCCTTCACTTCCAGCCGATAGTTCGCAATGCCTTTACGCGCAGTCTTGTAACTGGCTTCGAGGACGCCCTGCGCAGGTTCGAGAACGAAGACAGCGCTGCACTGATGCGCGAGTCTTTCCGTGGTCGCCCGCGACGCGCTGCTGCCCACCTCTTCGTCTGGATTCAACAGAAGGATCACGGGCGGGGTCCGCTTCTTGAGTTGTCGCAAAACCTCAATCGCTTCAAGCGCCATGACGACGCCGCACTTCATATCGAGCGCACCCGGTCCCCAGATGCGGCCCGACTCTTCCTTGTACGGCATCCCGGCAAGCGTGCCCTTGGGCCAGACGGTATCGAGGTGAGCGAGAAGCAGGACGGGCTTCTGCGAAGCGTCGCCAGGGAAGCGAAGAGTAAGAATGTCGCCGAACTCTTCTGTTCCCTGGCGCACCGCATCGGCTCCAAGGGCTTCAGCCCAGGCCTGAACAAGATCGTTGGCACGATTCACGCCCGCGGGATCTTCGCTGGGAGATTCGATCTCGACGAGCTGCTGCATGCGTGTGCGGATGCGATTGAGGTCGACGGGCTGGAGCATGGATTTGTTATAGCGGAGAGAGCAGTGTGATGTCTGGCATTGTCGTCAAATTGGGAGAATTGAACACGTGCGGTAATCCGTTGTGTTCCTGTATGCGTCGTCGGTAAGCGGATGCGTACGATAGAATGACGTCGGATTGCCCGTTGCAAGATGGGCTTTGACCATATACGTGGTAGCCAGCGCTGAACCGGTGGGTCCCAGCAAAAGGAGATATTTGGTGAAGAAGATCATTCTTTTCGAGCTAAACGAGGTGCCCTTTCGGATCCTGGATAACTACGTTTCCAGTCGGCCCCACTCGTTTCTTGCGAAGTTCCTCTCAAAGAGCCGACAATACGAGACCTTCACCGAAGACAATATCGCGCTGGATCCGTGGATCAGCTGGCCAACGTTTCATCGCGGCGTCAATGATGAACAGCATGGCATTCTGCATTTGGGGCAAGTTGCAGATCAGGAAATCGACGATCGCTTTCCGCCGATCTGGAAGCGGTTACGCAAAGCAGGAGCAAGCGTTGGCGTGTTCGGCTCCCTGAACACGGCGATTACACAGGAGAGTCTGCGAGATTACGCTTTCTATTTGCCTGACTACTTTGCTGGAGATGCTTCGGCTTATCCCGAGACTTTGCTCAACTTCCATCGCTTCAACCTGGAGTTGACGCGCAAGTCCGCACGCAATGTATCGCGAGGCATTCCGTGGAAGGGTAGCTTTGGATTCCTTGACGCAACGATTCGCGGAGGACTGCGCGCAGATACGGTCTTCGAACTTTCATC
This genomic stretch from Terriglobus saanensis SP1PR4 harbors:
- a CDS encoding DUF4292 domain-containing protein — protein: MTTKKLGFAVTAGVLLFSLTGCYQTTRSVQKTHPPSQVLTVSLDQLVKQTDARYDAIKTMNASVDISATTGGSKEGQITETTGFTGYILLRKPGDLRVLLFAPFAHVRALDMVTDGSTFKMAIPPRNRFITGSNVLTTPSKNALENLRPGVFYDSLLIQGLQKGQFVSVTADDRTYQPDPAKKYFVQEPTYELSFHQPVENSVELKTLRTVHLGRANLLPFQQDIYDADGQLDTQTTYENYQKFGDVEFPSKITIRRPKDQLSLTLTITKLTVNQALGDDQFELKIPDNVKVEKLP
- the mltG gene encoding endolytic transglycosylase MltG; translated protein: MKFLGFLLLLVVIGAGVAGFLVLAPYGPSTETFVDIAVGTSTRGMGQKLAAAGVIRSEYAFDLVRVVKRGRLKAGEYRFDHPATAVEVYERIARGDVYTRAVTVPEGYNLWDIAAAVETAGLGKQADFLKAAKANTKLIAQWSPAATSMEGYLFPDTYRFSRHTTDEQMLAAMVRRFGRAMAELGVTGNVSRMVTMASLVEKEVHIDSERPMVAGVFENRLRVGMPLATDPAVAYAAMLDGRWRGTIYASDLANLNPYNTYRHAGLPPGPICSPGMAALRAALHPMQTDNLYFVADAAGHTRFSATLQEHAAQVQAYRKATR
- the ruvX gene encoding Holliday junction resolvase RuvX; this translates as MNQPPQPVMNLARIMGLDIGDRRIGVAISDGLGLTAQPVFTLHRSNPREDIRSIARLTRKHEATAIVAGLPLHMSGDLSPQAQKSQAFAQELAKRTGLPLYFWDERLTSHAAHEILDVSGFGTTGRKAVIDQVAAVLILQGFLDAQRGPTLLPPQNV
- a CDS encoding GreA/GreB family elongation factor → MPEHIKKKLEEQIKQLEYELTNELPAEIKRAVALGDLSENAEYHSAKQRQEFVNAHLGQLKKRMAELSLVNLANIPHDRIGFGSTIVVFDTTKNEELTYKLVTSEESDVTQGLISTTSPIGRSLVGKQVGDTVTVVTPNGKRELEVLKLTTIHDAAE
- a CDS encoding CDP-alcohol phosphatidyltransferase family protein — translated: MTWTSAFGKASGFLLWKIVRGLALSRISPNTLTFIGLIINIVAAFLFGYARGANANRMFVYAGIVIIGAGIFDMVDGRVARATNQVSVFGAFFDSVMDRYSDVAIFFGLLVYYARGNRFQYVVLVAFVMTASVMVSYTRARAEALIGSCKVGFMERPERIVLVIIGALFNTWGVMAPALWVLAVLSTMTVIHRIRYTYLETERRKLQPAR
- a CDS encoding KTSC domain-containing protein, encoding MGHPVLGLPLGSAVSGAQTAVPTKHPKDMPSSVIRAMRYAPSLETLEIDFRADRGLYRYFDVAPEEWLAFHTAPSKGTYLNEVFKAKNYRFAKITDGSWLSDTALEIWE
- a CDS encoding D-hexose-6-phosphate mutarotase, which produces MSLHNAASLNPKFAILDHVRFENTPEGLTHIVVKTPKAEATIYTHGAHLTQWNPVGQHPGIYLSPKSALEPGKAIRGGIPVLFPWFGPRSDGKEGPMHGFARISEWNVESTHFSPEGVVTITLSLEADDHTRSLGFDKFRAAIQFEIGEHLDITFEVTNHGSEDLVFEEGLHTYFAVGDITKVATEGLEGTTYLDKRDDLKRKVQTTQLLEYTRDVDQVHLNTTAALTIHDDAWKREIHIEKQGSNTTVTWNPWSVLSPGLPDLDPESWKHFVCVETVNVSENKITLAPGATHRMDSNVRITAKA
- a CDS encoding Maf family protein, whose translation is MKLILASASPRRRDLLSQAGFEFAIITGDIDESQREGENPVAYTSRLAAEKAIAVFDALVETDDVFVLGADTTVAVDGVMLGKPVDVADAEYMLYRLQGRAHSVTTSVALVAAKKSLVAAETTHVFFEPMSPDEISAYVATGEPMDKAGAYAIQGGAAPWITRIEGSYDNVVGLPVNLVREMLAKLEVS
- a CDS encoding M20 family metallopeptidase, with the protein product MLQPVDLNRIRTRMQQLVEIESPSEDPAGVNRANDLVQAWAEALGADAVRQGTEEFGDILTLRFPGDASQKPVLLLAHLDTVWPKGTLAGMPYKEESGRIWGPGALDMKCGVVMALEAIEVLRQLKKRTPPVILLLNPDEEVGSSASRATTERLAHQCSAVFVLEPAQGVLEASYKTARKGIANYRLEVKGLASHSGVDFQRGHSAVLELARLLLKVESFTDLSIGLTVNPGVIGGGTRSNVIAAEAFAEIDVRVARIADTDEIHRRLHELKCEDPACSLTVTGGLNRPPMERSEGIARLFRQAQALAKNFGIALTEASTGGGSDGNFTAALGIPTLDGMGAVGEGAHAVHESLLVEHLVPRTALLAAMIEAQVEA